One part of the Halococcus saccharolyticus DSM 5350 genome encodes these proteins:
- a CDS encoding DUF7501 family protein — MVRSSQPYPSPLWSGPESCPFCQQQLDNGGAAFMRHIDANERCHDGFERWRGNVSGDMKGEWSE, encoded by the coding sequence ATGGTGAGGAGTAGTCAGCCGTATCCATCTCCGCTCTGGAGCGGTCCGGAGTCGTGTCCGTTCTGCCAGCAGCAACTCGATAACGGTGGTGCAGCGTTCATGCGTCATATCGATGCGAACGAACGCTGCCACGACGGGTTCGAACGCTGGCGCGGGAACGTCTCAGGCGATATGAAAGGCGAATGGAGCGAATGA